The following coding sequences lie in one Klebsiella huaxiensis genomic window:
- the spy gene encoding ATP-independent periplasmic protein-refolding chaperone Spy — MKKITALFVASTLALGAANLAHAADATATPTDSKPMMHHKGKGGPHEMMFKGLNLTDAQKTQIRDIMKDQRENMKRPSLDERRAMHELVASDTFDKAKAEAQIDKMEAQHKEMALARLETQNKIYNILTPEQKKQFNANFEKHLTERKAPEGKMPAPAE, encoded by the coding sequence GTTTGTTGCCTCTACTCTGGCTCTGGGCGCGGCTAACCTGGCTCATGCGGCAGACGCTACCGCCACTCCAACCGACAGCAAGCCGATGATGCACCATAAAGGCAAAGGCGGCCCACACGAAATGATGTTCAAAGGTCTGAACCTGACCGATGCGCAGAAAACGCAAATTCGCGACATCATGAAAGACCAGCGTGAAAATATGAAGCGTCCGTCTCTGGATGAACGCCGCGCGATGCATGAACTGGTCGCCAGCGACACCTTCGATAAAGCAAAGGCGGAGGCGCAGATTGATAAGATGGAAGCCCAGCACAAAGAGATGGCGCTGGCCCGTCTGGAAACCCAGAACAAGATTTACAACATTCTGACGCCGGAACAGAAAAAACAGTTTAATGCCAATTTTGAGAAGCATCTGACAGAACGTAAAGCGCCTGAAGGTAAAATGCCTGCACCAGCTGAATAA